The nucleotide sequence AAACTCGTTATTTTTATCTGATCTGCTGAACAGCACACCAGCATGGTGGTCTGGAGTCAGGACAGGAAAGGTGGACCAAGAGCCGCCCCTCTTATGCTGCCAGAATTTGGAACAAAGGAGCTTTTTCATTGTTATTTGATACTCTGTTGATACTACTGACCTAAAATTATTAATTGAACCTGCACTGTTGGTTTTACTTATTTAGCCAAAACAGGCACTATTATGCTAGCAAGTGCTACATTCCTGTTTCCATTACCTCCCTTAACCAAACCTATAATTGCTGCACAAAACCCCGAGACAGCTGGTCTCCAGCTATCATTAGCCAGACACCTTATCACTTATCAATGATGGCCATGCACATTTGGGTTAAAGGTCTGGTGTCTTGTTATTCTGTTGGATCCACGTTGCGTGTCTGCATGGAGACATTCTTCACAGTTGTTCAGCACATCTTTCCTTAAACTGGGTCTTTACAGAAACAATGACAGCCTGCTGAAAACCATCCGACTCCGCTGTTTAATGGAAGCCGATTGCCGGTGTTAATAACACACTACTGCAGTCAATTACGCAGACATGAATGTGTGGTAGGAGTGCAGATTTGGAAGTTCAACAACTGGGCCCTGCTGCTACTTTCATTATTAGGTTGTTTTGGCGTCTGCAGCCTTTCTATCATGGCCATGTTGAAGGCGTTTGAAGCAGATATCCTATGTCTCGGTCTCCTTCAACATCATATGAAGGACATGACTGTGAGAGGCACACAACATTGGATACACTGAAAGGGTAGAGTAGGGGTCTTGTTTTCCCATGTCCGTTGCCAGGATATGATTTATAAATAGGCACcaagctgtttgtgtgtgattgcGGGCTTAAGGTGGAGCAGCATTCTAGCACACATGGAGGGAGGACCCATGTCAATATTAAAATAGATATCCCACTAAAGAGTGTGCACTCTTGGTGTCTGTGAATGTATATTGAATTTAGTTCTGGCAATAGGTgcttgaaaaaataaatcatacaTACCAAAAGCGTTTTTCCTCATATACTCCTCCGCCACCCCTCTAGTGGCACAAAGACAATGAGATAATATAAATGATGCACGAGCTTATGAATCTGAACTTCTAAGGGAGCCCCTCTCGTCTCCGCTGGGGTGTGAATGCAGCCACTGGGGTATGTGGCTGTAGCTTGATAGGGGTGCACTCGCGTGTGAGGCCATGGCTGTGCGGGCTGCTGTGGTGGGTCAGGCTAACGGTGTCCTCTCATGTCCCGAGTTCTGAGAGGCCTGTCCCCTGAGGTGGTGATGGATGGCAGAAGGCCACAGACTCAGAGTATTTTGGTGTTAATTGAGCTTATTGACCTGCTATTTGCAGCCTGGCCATGTGATTGATTTAAAGGCTATTGAAAGACTGCCGGGGCACAGATCTCTGGTGTCGGCTCCTTAGATATTTTATTCTTAGATGTGCCTCAAGGACTTCACAGCTGTGAGGAATAATTACCTCCATTTTTTCCAGTTAAGCAAGAGCATTCTGCCTTCCCGTAGCAGCTTATTGTGTTAGCGATTAAGGCCATAGGTGCAAAAAGACATACAGCATATCTACAGTTTACATGACTGGTGAAACAGGAAATAGATTTCATGTTTCAACACAATTCAGATCATGACATGATAGTTGTTTTAAGCACCAACTGAATTGACAAGAGGCATCTCAGCTTCATGTCCAAACCTAAAGTGCTGTGACTTTTCACACATGTACATCAGTCCGTTTATTAGATTTCATTCAATTGCAGATGGGAAAGAGAAGGTGTGGGAATATCGATACAATTTATAATGGGCCCTGTTTTTGGTCTGAGATTTACTGATGTTACTCGTAGTGGAACTGTAAGATCAAGTGGCACCAATGGCGTAAATATTGAACTATTGTGTGTTATTGCTTAAATACACTAAAAGAAGGGCTGTCAGGAGATAACATTGGTCTTTGTGAAGTGTTTGCACCATAACAAACTTACATTCTGGTACTGTTAAAGCAAAGTACAAGCAGTCCAAATTTTGAGTGTCTCTTTGGGAAACGTTTAAAAATATCAATTGATAgtcctttaaaaacaataaacagcaaCTGCAAATGTTATTTCAAGTCAGATATGCTACTTGTTCCTTTAACCTTGCTCACTACGCCAGCCTCAATCCATTTTTAGTCTGTCCAGACCACCCCGGCCTGGTCTAAAGTCGGCCTCTGTAGCTGCGATCCTGCTTATCGTGAAATATAATCACTGCAGACATTTACCAGGACACCTGTGCAGAACGTGCGCTCCAGAAACCTCTTCTCCAGTCACACAACCCCGCCTGAACATACATGTTacaaagtttgaaaaaagaaagaaagaaatcatcTTTGACAATTTCAAAATGTTCTAAACTACTGGAAACCACAACTGATTGTGGACTTCTGCGTGCTGAGACCTTGCGTCCCCGTTGACGGTAGGACCTGTCCTGGGACACTGAcacccctctctgtccccatccatcatcactCGCAACACTCCACCACTGCAATAACCCCAATataacttttttattttcagttcatGCACTGAGATGACATGTTGGGCACCACATGCACATCTGGGTCAACAGCATGCAAACTTGCTGTTGTCATTGGATACCAGAGAACCGGGTTTAGCCATTAGCTTCTCAACATCTGAGCCCTATAGCTGCTTCAGCAGACAGGAGGTCATTCCCCACCTCTGCCATCAGATTTTACAACACCTCTGCCTCTGGAAACTCACAACTGGAATAAAAATTGCCTTAATCGCCCTGCCTGGACATTTTCACTTGCACCTTTTTATGGCATGTGCACTTTATTGCATTCATGTAccctgtttttatgttttaccgtttttattttttctgctgTGATTATTAAATTCCTCTAAGAGGTTTAGTAAAATCACATTTCCACCTATATTTAGCTCCTGACGCAGCCTCACACGTATGGTTCCTAGGTGGACTCCACTGAGATGAAAGCAGAGACCACCAGGATGCTCTGCCTTCGTCCATCTGGTGCCTCCGGTCTTGCTGCAGTGCCTGGAGTGAGCTTGGGACTGGAGGATGTTGGTAGATCTTGTGGAGGAGCCCCTTCAGCAGGTGGTCTGTGGAGGACCAGACGATCACTGCCTCCAATGGACCAACAAACCGGGGCCATATGTTGACTTCGGTAGTTGAGAAGATGTTAGTAGAGTCACCCTATCATATCATAGAGAAACTCATCCATAGCTCATGTCACCGTGCGTCAGGCTCACCTAGCTCCGATCGCAGCAATGGGGTGGCCTTTCCAGGACCTGATCTACAACGAACCAGTATGACTGTGATTCGATACGCTCCAGATCTGTCTTTTTCAGCCGTCCGCCCAGAACAAAATGTAAAAGTTGGCACCGGCGCTCCACAGCTCTGTGATCAATATTTCAGAAGCCCTGTGCAGGATCAGAGTCCCGAGGTGGCTCTGAGCTGCAGCCCGCCACCTCCTATCTTGTGGATTAAAGAAGGAATGGATGAAGATAGATTTCAAACAAAACCCACATCGATTACTCCACATCCTGGAAGCAGCGTAAAACCATTAAAAGGGAAACAGATGAATGAACTGACTTGAGTTCATAAAAAAGTTGACCTCTGAGCCTTTCTTTGATACAGATCAAATATGTCTTATTGTACATAAAATGGTGCCAGACTTAAACAAAGTTGAAGCTCGCAGCATTTTACATGTGAATTAGCAACGCCAGTAGTTAGCTAAAATACCTAAACCAAGCTTCATGCTGGGGCGCCTTAGCCGAGAGGCAACGCCTCCCACTCGGCCGTGACGAGCATGAACCCTGTACCAATGTGAATCAAAAGGTTCCTTCATTGCTTGTTTGATGTGTGAAGACCGTAGCCTCAATTATGTACGGTTTCAGATTCTGCCCCCTTACGGTGATTTGCCACATTTAGGAAACAAGGATTCTTTTATAACTTGTCGACAGGGGAAGTGTGCTCAGCACAGCAGTTAAGATTGTCTTTCAATGTGTGAAAAGGACTTTTGTGAAAGCGTTTGGTACTAAACAAGACTAACAGAGAACTCTGTGGAGCCGTGTTTCCCGGTTATTAACTGACTATTTAGGTCTGCTTTTTCTGCTGTCAACCATGGAGTCTCCAAACACAGGGAAAAAATCCAAGACATGTATTTACGAGGATGTTTCCCCTTCCACCGTTAAAACAGCTCATCTCAATGGCCAAATCTGGTTGAAGGTTAGCGTATTCACCCTCCCTATGATCTCCTAGATGGTTTAAAGTGTCTTCTCATCCCTCATCAGACAAACGAAACCTAAACATGAACATAAAAGGGGTTAAATCCACCTGATTGTCTATCCCTAAAGACCACATGCATACTTTTAAGATGCCTACATCTTCTGGCAGCCTTGCTGGTCGGAGGGAGCGGAAGTTGAGACTTCCTGTGTCATTAGTAACCCTCAGATTTACCCTCAGATTTAGAGTCAGTCAGCCAGAATGGTGGATGTCAGTTGCAACAAAGGGACccgtgctgcagctcctggagctccggCATGATCACACAGATAGTGGCAGACCTGCATGTTTATATGTCAGTATGTGTAGTATGACTACGGTACACTAAATGTCAAGATTAAGTCAAAGATCCCTCAAGAATACATCAGTTTTGGAGGGTTAAAGTTACACTTTAGGTGCTTTTATGACTTGACTTTGACACTAATGCAGGCCAGTGTGTGGGAGATGTGGACCTTGATAACACTCTGAAACCTTCTGATGTCACtcttaaaataatcaaaaaccTTTAATGTGGATGTACAGGAGGATACCAGATATCACACTCGCCCCCATCCGACGCCAAAGTTTCCGTGCTTTTGTGACCTGTAGCAGCCTCAGATAAACCAACAAGCGCCGCCTGATCCTGAGAGAATTTATCATCTGGAAATCGAGACGTGTCTGGACCGGCTGTCTCTTTATGCTACCTTACTGTGCTGTTATTTGTTATAGTCAAATGGTGAGTAAATATGGTTATGGTTTCACTCATTCCTTCTATTCTCTATGTTTCCCGTAGACTTGAGGTTgattctgggaaaaaaaagggaacaaaaaTGGAAGAATGGCCTCTGAAAGGGACTAAGAGTTGTTTAGAATTGTTATTATGGCTATTTCCTTTCATCAGAGGCAGGATTTTGCTGATTATAATCAAATCAAGCTAAAGATCAATTATATGTGAAGTCTGACTCAATATTAGTCAGGTTATATCCCCTAATTATACCTTAATTTTGTACCCAGCTGTTGAACTTTAAGTACCATTTTACAACACCTAACACAGCTTTAACATATCATTTACTCTTAGTAATCATATTAAACTAGGAGaataaagatggagaaaatgaaaaggcTGTGCAAGAAAACAGAGCCTCTGTAATATCAGTTAAAAAGCATCAGCTGACGTGACTATCATAAAATTGTAAATCCCCACAGTCGGTGAATTCACCTTAACCGAGCAGTATTTCATTTAACCTTTAGTTTATAATATCCCCAAGTATATCATTGGGACTCAGCGGTGTGGAAGCAGCTTATTTAAGTGGATTTCTCATTAGTCGATCTTCTGGTTGTAGTGGTTGGGCTGCGAGTAAGGTTTAAATAGTGTTAATAGAATTGCGCACGGAGGTATTTGACCATCCTCCACCATCTGTCTGATCATTTTCCTTGTGTGGTGGTGCCGGGCGGCTGAAATGTGAAGCGTCACGGAGCGTCCGGCGCTGCGCCGCGCCgcgctccgcctcctcctccctggcTCTGCCCGAGCTGGAATCACTATCAGCGTCTCCAACTTTGCTTTGGAGTCAGAAAGTCGAGGACGGGGAGCCGGAGCGGACAGACGGAGTGTCTGTGACACAGCCACTGCTCTGCTCGGTGTCACCGACGAggaggtttttttggggggattttttcCACGCCGCTTTCGCTCCCGCGTTTCGCTCCTTTTTCCACTCTTGTCTATCGAAGTTTTCCACgttcacgttttttttttttttttatacggAGCGTCATCTGCAGCCTGGGATTAATCGGATCCGAAGCAGAAGTGAATAATCGGGATCTTTCTgtggaaggttttttttttaattttttaattttattttttttaaatcaacaaaGCGTTGACGGTACCAGCAGTCGGGGCTGCCCCCGTCATGGGGAAATAGCGCGGATATCTTCGGCGCAGACCCCAGACTTTATGCTGTGTATGGTCCAAAAGGCTCTGTCTTAAAAACATGGAAGGCTGCGCGCTGAAGGTGATGAGTTTTTTGTGGTGTCTGCTCGTGATTTCTGGATTGGGCTTGGAGATCGGCTCCTATGACCTGGAGAGAGGCAGACCGGCCAAGTGTGAGCCCATCGTGATCCCAATGTGTAAGGGCATCGGCTACAACTTGACCCGGATGCCCAACTTCATGGACCACGATGACCAGATGGAGGCTGACATCAAGCTAAATGAATTTGCTCCTCTGGTGGCTTACGGCTGCGACGTGCACCTCCgcttcttcctctgctctctctacGCCCCCATGTGCACGGACGAAGTGTCAACATCCATCCCCGCCTGCAGACCCATGTGTGAGCAGGCGAGAGAGAGGTGCGCACCCATCATGAAGAAGTTCAGCTACACCTGGCCCGACTCGCTCGACTGTTCACGGTTGCCCACCAGAAACGACCCCAACGCTCTGTGCATGGAGGCACCTGAGAATGAGACCAGGACAGAAGGAAAGAAGGGTGAGGGCATGCTCCCGGTGCCTTCCCGGCCCAGGCAGCCCGGCACCAGTGGGAGCCATCCGCCGGGTACCCTGGGCTCCTGTGAGAACCCCGACAAGTTCCAGTTTGTGGAGAAGAGCCAGTCGTGCGCGCCGCGCTGTTCTGCCGCCGTGGACGTCTACTGGTCCAAGCAGGACAAGGACTTTGCCTTCATTTGGATGACAGTGTGGTCCATTCTGTGCTTTATCTCCACCGCCTTCACCGTCCTCACCTTCTTCCTGGAGCCCCCACCGCTTCCAGTACCCCGAACGGCCCATCATCTTCCTCTCAATGTGCTACAATGTCTACTCTGTGGCTTTCATCATCCGCTCGGTGGCCGGCGCGGAGAACATTGCCTGCGACCGCGAGAACGGTGAGTTGTACATCATCCAGGAGGGGTTGGAGTCAACGGGCTGCACCATCGTCTTCCTCATCCTGTATTACTTTGGCATGGCCTCTTCCATCTGGTGGGTCATCCTCACTCTCACCTGGTTCTTGGCTGCTGGGAAGAAGTGGGGCCACGAGGCCATTGAAGCCCACAGCAACTATTTCCATATGGCCGCCTGGGGCATTCCGGCACTGAAGACCATCGTCATCCTCACCATGAGAAAGGTGGCTGGAGATGAGCTGACAGGACTTTGCTACGTGGGCAGCATGGACGCCGGTGCGCTCACGGGCTTCGTTCTCACCCCTCTATCCTGCTACCTGATCATCGGGACCTCCTTCATCCTCACGGGCTTCGTGGCTCTTTTCCACATCCGAAAAGTGATGAAGACGGAGGGCACGAACaccgagaagctggagaagctgatggtGAAAATAGGCATCTACTCCATCCTCTACACGGTGCCTGCCACCTGCGTCATTGTCTGCTACTTCTACGAGAGGCTAAATATGGACTACTGGAAGCTCCGAGGCGTGCAGATGAAGTGTGGCGTGTTTGGCGGGCTCAGCAGCGACTGCTCGTTGCAGACGTCCGTGCCCACCGTGGCTGTGTTCATGCTGAAGATCTTCATGTCGCTGGTGGTGGGGATCACCAGCGGGGTGTGGGTGTGGAGCTCCAAGACCCTGCAGACCTGGCAGGGTctgtgcagcaggaagctgacaGACAGGACTAGAAGCAGGAAAGCCTGCAGCACATACTGCCATTACAAACCTCCTGTGGTGTTGCACATGGCGAAGACTGATCCACACTCAGACAATCCCACGCAGATCTAAGactgagaaacacacacacacacacacgcacaggcatACATGGCAACCTTTGAAAGAGCTTGCATTTAAAGAAGGATTAAGTTTAGttgttctgtttctgtcagGATGACGCAAACATGAGAATCTTCCTATAAGCAGTATTGATTTCATAAGGGGGAAAGGTCAGTATTTTCATTCCTATTTTGATTTTTCCAGTCTCACGGTGTTTGATGCTTCAGACTTGCATAGTTGTTGAAagccaaaacaacacaaatgatTTCTTTTATTAGATGTTAGGTAAGAGAGCTATTTTGGAACAATTCTCCTGCTCCCTCAACCTGGTACGGTTTACTCTGTAACTCATTgtagatgttttatttattgtaaatatatttaatttaaacgtttattttttttgccccccTCGAAGAAATACCCTTGGTAAAGGCAAAGGGAATTTAAGTGCCTTTTTTATATCAAGAACTCTCTTTTGGCAACGGCTCTACCTTGTGTCTTTTTGTGAGAACTATCTCAATAAATGTTATATTCACGTTCCGCTTTGATGTGTTATTTTTTGTGGaatttttgacctttttaatgTTCTGAAATCTAAAATGATGGTTTAATTAATTTCTGGCGGTCTTTCCCAGAGTTCTCTGTTGCTCCTCTAACAGACATCTGCATGTTCCACTACatttgcctcacagcaagaaggtcctgggttcaagtccccccccccgaggCCGTGCGTGTCGTCTGCCTGGGTTCTCTCCAGGccctccggcttcctcccaaaGACTCGCTTCTGTTTGTAGTAAATGAACCAAAACCTCAGCACTGATGCTTGAATGCTGGAGGATATTTATGAGTTTGAAGGTCTTGAACTGTAGACCTCACTGAAGAAGAAGAGTATTTTAATTGTCATTTTTCAGTTGCTCAGTGAACATTTCCAGGCCAGATGGAGTCAAGCTGatatatgttattattatttcattttaaatattgaaaagAGGGGTGTGTTTGGACTGGAACACTCTCACAACCGGGGACTTGGTTGGCTCTGGTTTGAGTAACATGTTGAAGTTCATGGACATTTGAGCTGGCGTGGTGGTTGAGGGGTTTACACATCAGCAGTTGTGGGACTCAAACCAACGCGTCCCACCTGCACTGATTAGATAGCAGCTGCGGGGAGGTTAAGGTTCTCCAGTAATCATTAAATCTACTTTTCTCTTTCACAGTATTTATTTGTGTTCCAGGTTTTGCTAAATATGAAGAACGCAGGTTTAGAATCACACAGAGGTCGGCAGAAAACAGTCTTTGCTGGCATTGATTTTCCATTTCCAATAatgttttttggtttatttttgctgctgttgccatttTTCAGGTCGGTTATTTTTGCTTCTTAATAAAGGGAGAGCTAAGAAAAGTTTCGCACCAATCAAAAGAGCTGGGTTCAATTAAAGAAAACACCGAAACCAACAGATTAGAAAGCAAACAAAGCATCAGTTTGACATCACATCAAACACAATTTAAGATGTTTGGGGACATTTAAAAGTGACAGAATTGGTGCATAAtcaaaaatgttacatttcccATGTTGATGTCTATGCCTCAAAACTACTGATTATAAGCAAAGTAAATAATACacttttttcatgttttcaagtaagaaaattgttatttttaatacttCAGTTGATTACTTCAGTTTAATACTTCAGCTGCTCCTTAGAAATTGTTTTATTCTGAACTTTTGCTTGATTAAGGAGGCAAGTTCCACATTTTTTTATGTAGCCCTGTAGTGCAAAAGTTGCAAAATAAATGGTGTTTTCGGTTCTTTaaattatttgtttatttgcctCTCTGTGCAGTGTGTTGAGTTCTCCCACTGCTgtcgcaccccccccccccccaaaaaaaaggttgtttaaGTTGTGGTTCCTTTGGCGCCTGATTTGTGGCTGCTGGGAACACgttcacactcacactcacacacgcacacacacactcctgaggCCAGCATCCCCACAGCAGCAGTAGCCAATCAACACAAAAGCCGTGAAGAGGCCACGCCCCAACCCCCAAATTTTGCCCAGGTTGGATTTTTTCGCAGGTTTAGCTTGGCTGCGGTCGCAGCTTCGGCTGCAGAGGTTCAATGGTGTGAATGACAAATGAACAACAAGACTCCCTGAACCCGCTTCCTTATAGGATCCTCAGGAATATGTCCTTGTTTTGACAGAGAGTACAGGGTAAGGCTGTTAAAGCTGGAGGAgcactgaaagaaaaacatgccGTAAGAACACCTTGCTGTGCTCCTGGCTGCTGCCCCCATGTTTCTGTGGAAGAAAGCCCTCCATCTGCTCATGGCTCTGATTAAGGACCATCATTATACCGTCAAAGTGCCTTCCTCATAGACTTCCATCCCTGCCTAGGCCTGAGGGGCAAAGAGGAAATAAAGCCCCCTTCATtacccttccctccctccttctgctcccctcctctctcagcaCTATCCCGTGCCTAGGTGGTTTTGATGTGTAAATGAGTGTATTCAaacctgcccccctcccccctccacacacacacacaaaagagatACTTTCCATGAAAATGCAGCAGTCAGAAACCACCGACATTCACACTGTTTCCCACTCCGCCGACCTGAACCTCAGACGCTCACTGTAATGACATATAGCTACAGATACAAGCTGGATCACAATAGTATATGGACGTAAACATTTACACAGGGGGGATAAAATCTGCAAAATGCAGAAACCTGAACGTTTACAGGCAAGAACTGACAGTAATTCCAGAGGCTGCACAGGTACGAACGGATTGTAATGTGGGTTTGTTCATCTATAGGTTCCACACCCTGATATTTGGGAATACCCATCTTTTGGATACGTTGATCAGATCCGTATCAATACAGTATGTCAGGTCACGCCAATCACCGTTACAACCAATggtgcaataaaaacatcaggAAAACTTGGGATGATTGATGGTGCTTCGATCACATTTAGTCAAAAATCGATGAAATGGCTGATAGATCTCagagcccccccttcccccccaacgTATACCACAGAGCTCAGTTGTTACGAAGGTCTCTTTTAAAACACACGACCATTCATCGTCCGTTATAATTGCAGTTTCGGGACTATGTAGGTCAGATGGGATATTTCTTTAGCTGCCATTTTTAATCAGTTGCTAGGCAGCAGCGGCTCTAATCTCTTCTACCAAAGGAGAGGGTACAGGAGTCACAAGGAATGGGAAAACCAACATCAgcggagaaaacaaacacatgagGAGTCATTTTATATCAGGGATTAGAACCCAGCAGGACTGATCATGGCCTTGGACCCCCCCCCTCAACACTCTACCCACCTAGAATATCTGATTAACTAATAGTTTGTAAATGATACATCCTGCTGGATCCATCTATTGCCTTTCAGTTTTTCCCTACAAGAAGCCACTTGTTTGATTTTGGGGAGTATTGCGAAGACCAAGagagacattttcctttttcttttccacgTCTTTAAAAAGGTCCCTGTGTTTTTCTGAGCCGTGCGAGGGACCTGCGCCTGAAACAGAGGAGAAATTATGTTGGACTCTTTGAGGGTATAAGAGTTCTTTGTGGAGCCGCTCTGTGCGTAAGGAGGGAGGTAGTTGGCTAATTAAAGACCAGTTgagcttgcatgtgtgtgagaggagtttggggttgggggttgtCATGTCAGTGGAAACTAAAGTCCTGGTATTAATTAATGCACTCTGTGGTGCTAATTAAAAATACTACATGGTTTTCAGTGTCCGATTGTCTTTTTCTCCAAACACAAGGCCATTAATGTCTGCTGGAGCGTTTGGCCATAAACTTTCCTATCATCAATTAAGCTCTTTTTTCCATCCAGCATTGTTGACTCAGGGTGATCACTGTACATTAGCCAGTCTGTGCAGTAAAGGGAACCAGCTGGGGCCTGGCTCACACTAACACTGGACCTTTTGTGGTCTCAGCCTCCCCCTACGACTCCAACCTTGGGCATTGTGCACGCTGCAGCGAGCCGACGCTGCCAGGGTCGAACACATTTCTGCATAAACTGCGGTTTGTGTACATACTGTAACCGTAGGCTGCGGAACAGGACTGAGGCAGTGGTCTGTGATGATCTTGGCGGCTGGTGTGGATTTGGCGTGCAGAGTTAGAGCTGGAGTAGCACACCGCGCTCAGTGCTTCCCTTCAGAATAATAAGTGGCTGGTGGGACAGgggggagaaaagcagcagagatCAGCCGTCCTGTTAACACCCCATCATAAATAAGATGGCGGGCTGCTCTGGCTCTTCTGGTCATGATACAtttcctttgtgtgttttgggtttgCATCGAGGCTCGTTTATTGCCGAGGGTAGAGTCTAATTAAATGAAATGTGGTCTCAGCGGATGTGGTGGAGAGTGCTTGTTAGTGGCATCTGTAGCCTCAAACCAGAACCCAACTGGGCCAGGTGCTCGATGATGCAGCCTGGTATCAGCAGCACGGCCCAGCAGGGCTCCTCCATTCCACCAAAGTCCATCTGACGCACTGGGACCGCAACGTTGGACTTTGAATGTTTTAGCATGGCAACATTTGTGGTTTTTATCAGTATTTCCCAAAATAACACACAAACCAGCTTCTCGGGCTTGTAGAAAGTTATGTTTTGGGATATTAGGATGTAAATGATGCCaacaaatttgaaaaaaagactCCAAATCTCTGCGTTAGGATACCTATAGTAATCGTCTAATTGTAATAAACAGGAATAGAAGGTGGTGAGGACAGAATGAGATGGAACACTGTAGCGACACTAAGAACACTCTACCTTAAAGAAGCCGCATTCTTCCGAAAAGCCGGCACCGATGTGCATCACTAACTTAAGCGAGTCCTGCACCTCTTGGGCAGCATGTCCTGTCAGTAAGGCTGGGCCCCATCTGTGGAGTTGAACAACACTGCATAACCCTATGACTGACGCC is from Takifugu rubripes chromosome 11, fTakRub1.2, whole genome shotgun sequence and encodes:
- the fzd9b gene encoding LOW QUALITY PROTEIN: frizzled-9b (The sequence of the model RefSeq protein was modified relative to this genomic sequence to represent the inferred CDS: deleted 1 base in 1 codon); the encoded protein is MEGCALKVMSFLWCLLVISGLGLEIGSYDLERGRPAKCEPIVIPMCKGIGYNLTRMPNFMDHDDQMEADIKLNEFAPLVAYGCDVHLRFFLCSLYAPMCTDEVSTSIPACRPMCEQARERCAPIMKKFSYTWPDSLDCSRLPTRNDPNALCMEAPENETRTEGKKGEGMLPVPSRPRQPGTSGSHPPGTLGSCENPDKFQFVEKSQSCAPRCSAAVDVYWSKQDKDFAFIWMTVWSILCFISTAFTVLTFFLEPHRFQYPERPIIFLSMCYNVYSVAFIIRSVAGAENIACDRENGELYIIQEGLESTGCTIVFLILYYFGMASSIWWVILTLTWFLAAGKKWGHEAIEAHSNYFHMAAWGIPALKTIVILTMRKVAGDELTGLCYVGSMDAGALTGFVLTPLSCYLIIGTSFILTGFVALFHIRKVMKTEGTNTEKLEKLMVKIGIYSILYTVPATCVIVCYFYERLNMDYWKLRGVQMKCGVFGGLSSDCSLQTSVPTVAVFMLKIFMSLVVGITSGVWVWSSKTLQTWQGLCSRKLTDRTRSRKACSTYCHYKPPVVLHMAKTDPHSDNPTQI